A window from Capricornis sumatraensis isolate serow.1 chromosome 5, serow.2, whole genome shotgun sequence encodes these proteins:
- the TEX47 gene encoding testis-expressed protein 47, producing the protein MSFGSHPRKTNKKNLPLESLMPQVPRSNYLQFQQEKQRLQLKKFLLHRMFLVARITANIEKKDIADYYEQLFQSILKRHLGEAVTGLLLIYPTSILHILESSSGTLYQILLDYLSHEKDDMEFFIQGMKIIVMSHNIPTRLFMQWHVSVIKALVMYLDDVTQTQSLQEVMTEFLIQTHELALHLFKTVKGSPKGPGDSLHQAAPELLLPEQIIKYLCNSAELMDPEGFINMYNKPIHVTLDSEVVWPAPSRF; encoded by the coding sequence ATGTCCTTTGGAAGCCATCCCCGAAAGACCAACAAAAAGAATTTGCCACTGGAATCTCTAATGCCACAAGTTCCACGTAGCAATTACTTGCAATTTCAGCAAGAAAAGCAAAGACTACAACTAAAGAAATTCCTTCTTCATAGGATGTTCCTAGTGGCCAGGATAACAGcaaacatagaaaaaaaagatattgctgacTACTATGAACAACTGTTTCAGTCAATTTTGAAACGACACCTAGGAGAAGCAGTGACAGGATTGTTGCTCATATATCCTACTTCCATTCTGCATATCCTGGAGTCCTCCAGTGGTACTTTGTACCAAATTCTTTTAGATTACCTGAGCCATGAAAAGGATGACATGGAATTTTTTATTCAAGGCATGAAGATTATAGTCATGTCCCACAATATCCCAACAAGGCTCTTTATGCAGTGGCATGTTTCAGTAATAAAAGCACTGGTCATGTACCTAGATGACGTGACACAGACACAGTCCCTGCAAGAGGTCATGACAGAATTCCTCATCCAGACACACGAACTAGCTCTTCACCTGTTCAAGACTGTGAAAGGGAGCCCGAAAGGCCCAGGAGACAGTTTGCACCAAGCTGCACCCGAATTACTCCTCCCAGAACAAATAATAAAGTACTTGTGCAACTCTGCAGAATTAATGGACCCAGAAGGTTTTATAAACATGTACAATAAACCCATACATGTCACCCTAGATTCTGAGGTGGTATGGCCCGCTCCTTCCCGTTTCTAG